The Nitrosomonas sp. sh817 genome includes a window with the following:
- a CDS encoding addiction module protein: MNTKKMIDEITALPVEERVMIVDSLLRSLNQPESEIDKKWITTAHQRLMEMRSGAAGAAIPGNEGWIQN; encoded by the coding sequence ATGAATACGAAAAAAATGATTGATGAGATTACAGCGCTTCCGGTGGAAGAGCGCGTGATGATTGTCGATTCACTATTGCGTAGCCTCAATCAGCCCGAATCCGAGATTGACAAGAAATGGATCACAACTGCTCACCAGCGCTTGATGGAAATGCGTTCCGGAGCTGCCGGTGCAGCAATTCCAGGTAACGAAGGGTGGATTCAAAATTGA
- a CDS encoding DUF3450 domain-containing protein: protein MQIQLSKKIVVLGSWMLLGFASPVLASNIENLAKSLAKIRGEVEALQSQLDIEKEKYSSKMSTLNSQLADLSVEERRQKLSIEKLQQSIDKLGVTTQQAEQSGEHLKPVLLTALAEYKRHIQGSFPFKVDDRIKAIHDLENNLANQQIDPSKAVNQTWSLIEDEIRLSKENGIYQQTILLNGEKVLVDIAKIGTVFMFFQTKDNQSGMAKRSQDGGWIFETVSDSADRERIRNLFDSLKKQIRQGYFELPNPLSK from the coding sequence ATGCAGATTCAGTTATCAAAAAAAATCGTGGTGTTAGGCAGTTGGATGCTGCTTGGTTTTGCATCGCCAGTTTTGGCAAGCAATATTGAAAATCTTGCAAAATCACTGGCTAAAATCCGTGGTGAAGTGGAAGCGTTGCAGTCGCAACTCGATATAGAAAAAGAAAAATACAGCAGCAAAATGTCCACGCTCAATTCGCAGTTGGCGGACTTGAGCGTCGAAGAACGCCGCCAGAAATTGAGTATCGAGAAACTGCAACAGTCGATCGACAAACTCGGTGTAACCACTCAACAAGCCGAGCAATCCGGCGAACATTTGAAACCGGTCTTACTGACCGCGTTGGCAGAGTACAAACGCCATATTCAAGGCAGCTTTCCGTTCAAGGTCGACGATCGCATTAAAGCCATCCATGATCTGGAAAATAACCTGGCGAATCAGCAAATTGATCCAAGTAAAGCGGTTAATCAAACCTGGTCGCTAATCGAAGATGAAATCAGGCTGAGCAAGGAAAATGGGATTTACCAGCAAACGATTTTGCTGAACGGCGAGAAGGTGCTGGTTGACATTGCCAAGATCGGCACGGTGTTTATGTTTTTCCAAACCAAGGATAACCAGAGCGGGATGGCGAAACGATCCCAGGACGGTGGCTGGATTTTTGAAACCGTGAGCGATAGCGCCGATCGCGAACGCATCCGCAATCTGTTCGATTCACTCAAAAAACAAATCCGCCAGGGTTATTTCGAATTACCTAATCCATTAAGTAAATGA
- a CDS encoding MotA/TolQ/ExbB proton channel family protein: MKKILINLLLLMVIWASSSFAQQPKDAAAGENVTVSAPEGKSATAPAKKQPEAKQQAVSLETAYKREYAFLEAQKRELNERLRNYQASTQREEQALNAKIIALERTSVERSSRIDQLNAQLAESERSEAAVSERHDALETTYLQAELTLKNHGIEMPQAMKDAKGDDPEKVDFIFKQALTLLQKLGSIQTKPGHFFLTNGKQAEGSLIHLGNIAAFGISAEGGGSLVPAGGGDFKVWKNAGAESAAALSKNEQPAVLQLYLFESRSTSIDEAPEKTLLSIIDSGGPIGWVIVILGGFVGILVMIRAQLLRTNSADNAQLTDQIIQQLTAGDLETAKKHCESNTSAIGRVLHYTLRHLKDDRDHMEGIVYEAILQESGPLDRFGPAILVIASVAPLLGLLGTVTGMIETFDMITEFGTGDPKLLSDGISIALVTTQLGLTVAIPTLLLGSLLTAWAKNIKRDMEHSALRIINIFLGGGVDVEESDEISTGGTSLALGNA, from the coding sequence ATGAAAAAAATTTTAATTAATCTTCTGTTGTTGATGGTGATCTGGGCCAGTTCCAGCTTTGCCCAGCAACCCAAGGATGCGGCCGCCGGCGAGAACGTCACGGTATCGGCTCCGGAAGGAAAATCCGCAACAGCGCCCGCCAAAAAGCAACCGGAAGCGAAGCAGCAAGCGGTTAGCTTGGAGACCGCTTACAAACGGGAATATGCCTTTCTGGAAGCGCAGAAGCGCGAACTCAACGAGCGTTTAAGAAATTACCAGGCCAGCACGCAACGGGAAGAACAAGCGCTGAACGCTAAAATCATTGCGCTGGAACGGACATCCGTTGAGCGCTCGTCAAGAATAGATCAGCTTAATGCGCAGTTAGCCGAATCCGAACGCAGCGAAGCTGCGGTATCGGAGCGTCATGACGCACTCGAAACAACTTATTTGCAGGCGGAGCTGACACTCAAGAATCATGGCATTGAAATGCCCCAGGCGATGAAGGATGCTAAGGGCGATGATCCGGAAAAAGTCGACTTTATTTTCAAGCAAGCATTAACGTTGCTGCAGAAGCTTGGCAGCATTCAAACCAAACCGGGTCATTTTTTCCTTACGAACGGTAAGCAAGCCGAAGGATCGTTGATTCACCTCGGCAATATCGCAGCTTTCGGTATCAGCGCGGAAGGCGGCGGCAGCTTGGTACCGGCAGGCGGCGGTGATTTCAAGGTATGGAAAAACGCAGGCGCGGAGAGCGCTGCTGCGTTGAGCAAAAATGAACAACCGGCGGTGCTGCAGTTGTATTTATTCGAATCGCGTTCAACCTCGATTGACGAAGCGCCGGAGAAAACGCTGCTGAGTATCATCGATTCGGGCGGTCCGATTGGTTGGGTAATCGTGATACTGGGCGGATTTGTAGGGATATTGGTAATGATCCGCGCCCAATTGTTGCGGACCAATAGCGCCGATAACGCGCAATTGACCGATCAGATCATTCAGCAATTGACTGCCGGAGATCTCGAAACGGCCAAGAAGCACTGCGAAAGCAATACCTCTGCAATCGGCCGGGTGCTGCACTATACCTTGCGTCATCTGAAAGACGATCGCGATCACATGGAAGGCATTGTCTATGAAGCGATTCTGCAGGAATCAGGGCCGCTCGACCGGTTTGGCCCGGCGATTCTGGTGATCGCATCGGTGGCGCCGCTGTTGGGTTTGCTCGGCACGGTCACCGGCATGATCGAGACTTTCGACATGATTACCGAATTCGGCACCGGCGATCCGAAGTTGTTGTCGGACGGCATCTCGATTGCGCTGGTTACCACCCAGCTCGGTTTGACCGTCGCCATTCCGACGCTGTTGCTGGGTTCCTTGTTAACCGCGTGGGCCAAGAATATCAAACGCGATATGGAACATTCGGCGCTGCGGATTATTAACATTTTCCTGGGTGGCGGTGTCGATGTTGAGGAATCCGATGAAATCAGCACCGGTGGAACTTCACTTGCGCTAGGCAATGCCTGA
- a CDS encoding MotA/TolQ/ExbB proton channel family protein — MPDMDAAEHLLIVKEMFAAGGIVMPPLVLCTLLLWYGLGYRFWVMKEPKRMGVRDLLQYYQQDYDRPAVNIVARAIKQGVRLQKKGVKNLRRHLDAAFYEYEREIGKFAVLVRVVILIAPLLGLLGTVIGMIETFDSLATMTLHSQSGGIAGGISQALFTTQMGLTVAIPGLLAHSILRRKQQQIELDLSQVKDLLCHQSHLQPSSGSHS, encoded by the coding sequence ATGCCTGATATGGACGCGGCTGAACATTTATTGATCGTCAAGGAAATGTTCGCAGCGGGCGGTATCGTGATGCCGCCGCTGGTGCTGTGCACGCTATTGCTGTGGTACGGCCTCGGCTACCGGTTCTGGGTGATGAAAGAACCGAAACGCATGGGCGTGCGCGATCTGCTGCAATACTATCAGCAAGATTATGACCGGCCCGCGGTCAATATCGTTGCGCGCGCGATCAAGCAAGGCGTGCGGTTGCAAAAAAAAGGCGTCAAGAATTTGCGCCGTCACTTGGATGCGGCTTTTTACGAATATGAACGGGAAATCGGAAAGTTTGCCGTGCTGGTGCGCGTCGTGATTCTCATTGCGCCATTGCTGGGATTGCTGGGTACGGTGATCGGCATGATCGAAACCTTCGACTCGCTGGCGACCATGACCCTGCATTCGCAATCCGGCGGTATCGCCGGCGGCATTTCACAAGCGCTGTTCACCACGCAAATGGGATTGACGGTGGCGATTCCGGGTTTGCTGGCACATAGCATTCTCAGGCGCAAACAGCAGCAAATCGAATTGGATCTGTCGCAAGTCAAGGATTTGCTGTGCCATCAAAGTCATCTTCAACCTTCTAGCGGGAGTCATTCATGA
- a CDS encoding biopolymer transporter ExbD, with the protein MMRNNEPAEAETTIDMAPLIDIVFILLIFFMVTTTFVKDMKLDLERPKANSAVAASSKAIRLFIDRNGDTYVDGEAVRLWLIQSKLRDLLSTSSNKIVLVVTDEGVPAGRLVEVVDQARLAGAESVGVATRKEAG; encoded by the coding sequence ATGATGCGTAATAACGAACCGGCCGAAGCCGAGACAACCATCGATATGGCGCCGTTGATCGACATCGTTTTTATCTTGTTGATCTTCTTTATGGTGACAACGACTTTCGTCAAAGACATGAAACTGGATCTGGAGCGGCCCAAAGCGAATAGCGCAGTGGCGGCGTCGAGTAAAGCGATCCGGTTGTTCATTGATCGCAACGGCGATACCTATGTCGACGGCGAGGCGGTGCGGTTGTGGTTAATACAAAGCAAATTGCGGGATTTATTGAGTACTTCTTCCAACAAGATCGTGCTGGTTGTCACCGATGAAGGGGTGCCGGCGGGACGGCTGGTGGAAGTCGTGGATCAAGCGCGCTTGGCGGGTGCCGAGAGCGTGGGTGTAGCAACGAGAAAAGAAGCGGGGTAA
- a CDS encoding energy transducer TonB, with protein sequence MSTMTMKKHAAGVVSMFFGVTMVFALIVILNHYMGKIERTPPQEVTEIAMTREIKQEPKKEIKKVEPKKQVSRPQAPAPFKGLDTALSGIDLGSLGLDGGSRDVDDGLLGKTGNVVMTADLVDVPPKPIARGSFKYPPAAKKNGVKGYVLLSVLVEADGSINQVQVLESSPSGIFDAAALQGIRAWHFEPAKYKGDNVRVWAKQKIRFDLS encoded by the coding sequence ATGAGTACGATGACAATGAAAAAGCATGCAGCAGGGGTGGTATCAATGTTTTTCGGGGTGACGATGGTGTTCGCGTTGATCGTGATTCTCAATCACTATATGGGAAAAATCGAACGCACGCCGCCGCAGGAAGTGACGGAAATCGCCATGACCCGGGAAATCAAGCAAGAACCGAAAAAAGAAATCAAGAAAGTGGAACCCAAGAAACAGGTTTCCCGTCCGCAAGCGCCTGCACCGTTCAAGGGATTGGATACCGCGTTGTCGGGTATTGACTTGGGGTCGCTGGGTTTGGACGGCGGTTCGCGGGATGTTGACGATGGCTTGCTTGGCAAAACCGGCAATGTCGTGATGACCGCCGATTTGGTGGATGTTCCACCGAAGCCGATTGCGCGAGGATCGTTTAAATATCCGCCAGCGGCCAAGAAGAACGGTGTCAAGGGTTATGTGTTGCTGTCGGTATTGGTTGAAGCGGATGGCTCCATCAATCAGGTGCAGGTTCTGGAATCCAGTCCATCCGGCATTTTTGACGCCGCGGCGCTGCAAGGCATCCGCGCCTGGCATTTCGAACCGGCCAAATACAAAGGCGATAACGTTCGCGTATGGGCCAAACAAAAAATCCGCTTTGATTTGTCCTGA
- a CDS encoding lipopolysaccharide assembly protein LapB has product MKNRPFWHLHCLIYIAIALSCYTHAVQAADNKAASSDFIELAAVMLRDGHHDRALLALQSVDLANKKTDLARFYTLQGLAYLGLNDLEAARDSLQQAIKNGQQDRSIFIYLAQAHFGLKDYRNTVNAIGKAGDLVNKDAMLISLKAESHWHLQQPDAAIRALNDGQRAFPSDFRFLKRKVFYLVELGLYQEAVQLGRDFLRRSKASAADYVAFGNALRLSGEFQEAINILEIARLQYPDDELVAKLLAHTYLDQGQLNSAAFILEQAALLNPALQSEAAEIYRRAGRLHKALTLNESILDQKVKLKQRLSILLALKQFERAANMESSLYRTGLLEDQSVRYALAYALFSTRRFAEVNKHLDHLKDAELFRKATELRRLMEVCKTEPWQCT; this is encoded by the coding sequence ATGAAAAACCGGCCGTTCTGGCACTTGCATTGCCTGATTTATATTGCGATTGCATTGAGTTGTTATACGCACGCGGTGCAGGCAGCGGATAACAAAGCGGCATCGTCCGATTTCATCGAACTGGCCGCAGTGATGCTGAGGGATGGCCATCACGACCGAGCGTTGCTGGCTTTGCAAAGCGTCGATCTCGCTAACAAGAAAACCGATCTGGCGCGGTTTTATACCTTGCAAGGATTGGCGTATCTGGGGTTGAACGACCTCGAAGCAGCCAGAGACAGCTTGCAGCAAGCGATCAAGAACGGGCAGCAGGATCGCTCGATTTTCATCTATCTGGCGCAAGCGCATTTTGGACTGAAAGATTACCGCAACACCGTGAATGCGATTGGCAAGGCGGGTGATTTAGTCAATAAAGACGCGATGCTGATCAGTTTGAAAGCGGAATCGCACTGGCATTTGCAGCAGCCGGATGCGGCGATCAGAGCTTTGAATGATGGTCAGCGGGCATTTCCATCCGATTTTCGCTTTCTGAAACGCAAGGTGTTTTATCTGGTCGAGCTGGGACTCTATCAGGAAGCCGTCCAACTGGGCCGGGACTTCTTGCGGCGCTCCAAAGCCAGTGCGGCTGATTACGTGGCTTTCGGCAATGCCTTGCGCTTGAGCGGCGAATTTCAGGAAGCGATCAATATTCTTGAAATTGCCCGGCTGCAATACCCGGATGACGAACTGGTCGCAAAACTGCTGGCGCACACTTATTTGGATCAGGGGCAATTGAATTCCGCAGCGTTTATTCTGGAACAAGCGGCGTTGCTCAATCCAGCCTTGCAATCGGAAGCGGCGGAAATTTACCGGCGGGCCGGACGGCTTCATAAAGCGCTAACGTTGAATGAAAGTATTCTGGATCAGAAGGTGAAGCTTAAACAGCGGTTATCGATCTTGCTGGCGCTGAAGCAATTCGAGCGTGCCGCCAATATGGAAAGTAGCTTGTACCGCACCGGCCTATTGGAAGATCAAAGCGTCCGCTATGCGTTGGCATACGCGTTGTTTTCGACGCGGCGTTTTGCCGAAGTCAACAAACATCTCGATCATCTCAAGGATGCTGAATTGTTTCGCAAAGCGACCGAATTGCGCCGGTTGATGGAAGTCTGCAAAACCGAGCCTTGGCAGTGCACCTGA
- a CDS encoding TonB-dependent receptor domain-containing protein, with amino-acid sequence MLLAVLFNGSAWGNEEKAEFSLHLFQNGLPVADAELLITSESFEKSSAILIFESTPSSYAWKPPGDAPLKTNDSGSLAGKLPPGQYQFTIQTTDGQQFTFDMPLSAAENAQILVTFYAGKKKPLLNIESSAAGTLAGTDAAGTVARDQGEGVISVQVLSVETQKPLKDVQVFLSGLKEKLRTDDQGRVTATVPAGSYSVSLLHSAYSSQTQDGVQIADSQTTELSFKLTPAGVELAEYVVLEPHLAGTIASIMEEQRTATSVATVLGAEQFSRSGDGDVASALRRASGLTLVGGQYIFIRGLGERFSTTLVNGAAIPSPDPTRRVVPLDLFPTNILESVMVQKSYSPDRPAEFAGGTLEMRTRGIPDAFFFNLNLQAGVNDNTTFQDGLTYKGGGLDFTSFDDGARALPDSIADATADGRPLQQQTPFNPRGATPAQIERFGEDLSGVWNINKRTRGPDTGMQASMGDRFTFGDFTVGYIGALGWKQEFRNQNEINREFAITDGELVKKTDFDVKRSLREVHVTAYGGTELQFRDTHKLFARTMFLRQMFDEARIDQGFTDAETFDIRRSKLKFFSNELLMTQVGGEHRADWLKDFTLNWLFTDATANRVEPKTRDYRFDDTGGGGRFSFSRQIDSNRTMYSNLVDRDQSWRVDGKLPLEPNYNHKIALIGGMITQQKTRDSEIRSFNFYPAGPDGRNNAILGQSSLESILNRNYIGPNGFQLREGTRASDSYNASQSLLSYYGKLDWTFYDRLNISGGLRWEDNNQKVNTFTGSGNALTPTVAGLNRIDMLPSITTTLFISDKQQLRAGFSQSLSRPDFRELSVAPFTDMNINQEVIGNPNLKQTSITNWDARWEYYLSPSENIFAGFFWKDLTNPIELVTQVGSGVLNTYQNTDKANLYGFELELLKKLDDVHPLLQNFYVGGNYTWSKSNVKLSQENLASLSTPERPLQGHSSHIVNFQFGYDNPATKTQATLLYNVASKRIVSAGLLGTPDKYEQPFHQLDFVISQHLYKRLSGQLTMQNLLDDDVLIMQGDEISRQFRRGRFFNLSVRLAY; translated from the coding sequence TTGCTCCTGGCTGTTTTATTCAATGGTTCAGCCTGGGGAAATGAAGAAAAAGCGGAATTCTCGCTACATTTGTTTCAAAACGGTTTGCCGGTCGCCGATGCGGAGTTGCTGATTACCAGCGAATCTTTCGAGAAATCCAGCGCCATTTTGATATTCGAGTCAACGCCTTCTTCCTATGCCTGGAAACCCCCTGGCGATGCGCCGCTCAAAACCAATGACAGCGGCAGTCTGGCGGGAAAATTACCGCCGGGGCAATATCAATTTACGATCCAGACAACCGATGGCCAGCAATTCACATTTGATATGCCGTTAAGCGCCGCTGAAAATGCGCAGATTCTGGTTACCTTTTATGCCGGCAAAAAAAAGCCGCTGCTCAATATCGAGAGCTCGGCAGCCGGTACGCTGGCCGGTACCGATGCCGCAGGTACTGTTGCGCGTGATCAGGGCGAAGGCGTGATTTCGGTGCAAGTGCTGTCGGTGGAAACGCAGAAGCCGCTCAAGGATGTGCAAGTATTTCTGAGCGGATTGAAAGAAAAACTTAGAACCGACGATCAGGGGCGCGTGACCGCGACCGTTCCGGCCGGAAGCTATAGCGTGTCGTTGCTGCATAGCGCCTACAGCAGCCAAACACAAGACGGTGTTCAAATCGCTGATAGTCAAACCACCGAATTGAGCTTTAAATTAACGCCGGCTGGCGTGGAGTTAGCCGAATACGTGGTGCTGGAGCCGCATCTGGCCGGTACTATCGCTTCGATCATGGAAGAACAACGCACCGCGACATCGGTGGCGACGGTACTCGGCGCGGAGCAGTTCAGCCGCAGTGGCGATGGCGATGTCGCCAGTGCGCTGCGGCGCGCATCCGGATTGACGCTGGTCGGCGGGCAGTATATTTTCATTCGCGGTTTGGGTGAGCGTTTTTCAACCACCTTGGTCAACGGCGCGGCGATACCCAGTCCCGATCCGACCCGGCGCGTGGTGCCGCTGGATTTATTTCCGACTAATATCCTCGAAAGCGTAATGGTGCAAAAATCCTATTCGCCCGACCGGCCCGCGGAATTTGCCGGCGGTACTTTGGAGATGCGTACACGTGGCATTCCCGATGCGTTCTTTTTTAACCTCAATTTGCAAGCGGGCGTCAATGACAACACCACTTTCCAGGATGGTTTGACGTACAAAGGCGGCGGTCTCGATTTCACCAGCTTTGATGACGGCGCGCGGGCGCTGCCCGATTCGATTGCGGATGCGACAGCGGACGGGCGTCCGCTGCAGCAACAGACACCGTTTAATCCGCGTGGCGCTACGCCGGCGCAAATCGAGCGGTTCGGCGAGGATTTATCCGGCGTTTGGAATATCAATAAGCGCACGCGCGGACCGGATACCGGGATGCAAGCTTCGATGGGCGACCGGTTTACGTTTGGTGATTTTACCGTCGGCTATATCGGCGCGTTGGGCTGGAAGCAGGAATTCCGCAATCAAAATGAGATTAACCGCGAATTTGCCATTACCGACGGCGAACTGGTCAAGAAAACCGATTTCGATGTGAAGCGATCGCTCCGCGAGGTGCATGTAACGGCTTACGGCGGCACCGAATTGCAGTTCCGCGATACCCACAAGCTGTTCGCAAGAACCATGTTTTTGCGGCAAATGTTCGATGAAGCCCGGATCGACCAAGGTTTTACCGATGCCGAAACGTTCGATATCCGCCGCAGCAAATTGAAGTTCTTCTCGAATGAATTATTGATGACGCAGGTTGGCGGCGAGCATCGCGCCGACTGGCTGAAAGATTTCACGCTGAATTGGTTGTTCACTGATGCCACCGCGAACCGCGTGGAGCCGAAGACGCGCGATTACCGCTTCGACGATACCGGCGGTGGCGGACGGTTTTCATTCTCGCGGCAAATCGACAGTAACCGCACCATGTATTCGAATCTGGTCGATCGTGATCAAAGCTGGCGCGTCGATGGCAAGTTGCCGCTGGAACCGAACTACAACCATAAAATCGCGTTGATCGGCGGGATGATTACGCAACAAAAAACCCGGGATTCGGAAATCCGCAGTTTCAATTTTTATCCGGCCGGACCCGATGGGAGAAATAATGCGATACTCGGGCAATCGTCGCTGGAAAGTATCCTCAATCGCAACTATATCGGTCCGAACGGATTTCAGTTGCGCGAAGGCACGCGCGCCAGCGACAGCTACAATGCTTCGCAAAGCTTGCTGTCGTATTACGGTAAACTGGATTGGACGTTCTACGACCGTCTGAATATTTCGGGCGGTTTGCGCTGGGAGGATAACAATCAAAAGGTCAATACTTTCACCGGTTCGGGTAACGCGTTGACCCCGACGGTGGCGGGACTCAATCGTATCGACATGCTGCCTTCGATAACTACAACCCTGTTTATTTCGGATAAGCAGCAGCTGCGCGCCGGGTTCAGTCAATCCTTGTCGCGTCCGGATTTCCGTGAATTATCCGTGGCGCCGTTCACCGATATGAATATCAATCAGGAAGTCATCGGCAATCCGAACTTGAAGCAGACCAGCATTACCAATTGGGATGCGCGCTGGGAATATTATTTGTCGCCGAGCGAAAATATCTTTGCCGGTTTCTTCTGGAAAGATTTGACCAACCCGATCGAACTGGTGACGCAGGTTGGTTCCGGCGTGCTCAATACTTATCAGAATACCGACAAAGCCAATCTCTATGGTTTTGAACTTGAGTTGCTGAAAAAACTCGACGATGTGCATCCGTTGCTGCAGAATTTTTACGTCGGCGGCAATTACACCTGGTCGAAATCGAATGTCAAATTAAGCCAGGAAAATCTGGCTTCGTTGTCGACCCCCGAGCGGCCGTTGCAAGGTCACTCGTCGCACATCGTCAATTTCCAATTCGGTTATGACAATCCGGCAACCAAAACGCAAGCCACGCTGCTCTACAACGTCGCCAGCAAGCGCATCGTATCCGCGGGATTGCTGGGAACGCCGGATAAATACGAACAACCGTTTCATCAGCTCGATTTTGTGATCAGCCAGCATTTGTACAAACGGCTATCCGGTCAATTGACGATGCAGAATCTGTTGGACGATGACGTGCTCATCATGCAAGGCGACGAAATCAGCCGCCAGTTCCGCCGCGGACGTTTCTTCAACTTGAGCGTGCGTTTGGCGTATTGA
- a CDS encoding PAS domain S-box protein, protein MPSTRFGNFSNTGEIMLLAVEASPNGMIMTDSGGKIVMVNSATEKLFGYTRQELIGHSVEKLIPERLRHNHPDYRQAYLNESQTRAMGHGRDLYGLHKNGQEFPIEVGLNPVKTERDGTFVLAAIVDITDRKHAEEMILLAVEASPNGMVMTDQQGKIILVNSTTEELFGYKRQELLGQSIEILIPVAHRAHHPELRSEYLKNPSARAMGHGRDLYGLDKNGKEFPVEVGLNPIQTPRGRMVLASVIDITERKQQEALLKSALKEKEILLSEIHHRVKNNLQIIDSLLGMQSEKLPDETTVSVLKESQNRVKSMALIHQILYESLDFSRIDFSSFIQLLTDNLSISYALDAEKTAIAINADQVHLPIDISIPLALILNELCTNAMKYAFPCDRKGKIKIYLKLQTPGQLLVSVSDNGVGIPRDLDIENTTSLGLQLVQLLSEQISAELTIHRKKPTCFTLKVPLQQ, encoded by the coding sequence ATGCCATCAACCCGATTCGGAAACTTCAGCAATACCGGGGAAATCATGCTTCTCGCCGTGGAAGCATCACCCAACGGTATGATTATGACCGATTCCGGCGGCAAGATTGTCATGGTGAATTCCGCAACGGAAAAGCTGTTTGGTTATACACGGCAGGAGTTGATCGGTCATTCAGTGGAGAAGCTGATTCCCGAACGTCTCCGTCACAATCATCCGGATTACCGGCAAGCGTATCTCAACGAATCGCAGACGCGTGCGATGGGTCACGGCAGAGATCTCTACGGCTTGCATAAAAATGGCCAAGAGTTTCCGATCGAAGTCGGATTGAATCCGGTTAAAACCGAGCGGGACGGTACGTTTGTGCTGGCGGCGATCGTCGACATTACCGATCGCAAGCATGCTGAAGAAATGATATTGCTGGCGGTCGAGGCTTCTCCGAACGGCATGGTCATGACCGATCAACAGGGAAAAATCATCTTGGTTAATTCCACCACGGAAGAACTTTTCGGCTATAAGCGGCAGGAATTACTCGGGCAATCGATCGAAATCTTGATTCCTGTCGCACACCGCGCACATCACCCTGAATTACGAAGTGAATACCTGAAAAACCCCAGCGCACGGGCCATGGGTCACGGCCGTGATTTGTACGGTTTAGATAAAAACGGCAAGGAATTTCCGGTTGAGGTCGGTCTCAATCCGATTCAAACACCCAGAGGAAGGATGGTGCTCGCATCGGTCATCGATATCACTGAACGCAAGCAACAGGAAGCACTGCTCAAGTCAGCGCTCAAGGAAAAAGAAATATTGCTGTCGGAAATTCATCACCGGGTCAAAAACAACCTGCAAATTATCGACAGCTTGCTCGGCATGCAGTCTGAAAAGTTACCGGACGAAACAACCGTATCCGTTCTGAAAGAAAGTCAAAACCGGGTAAAATCAATGGCCTTGATCCACCAGATTCTATACGAGTCGCTCGACTTCTCTCGCATCGATTTTTCCAGTTTCATCCAATTACTGACAGACAATTTGTCGATTTCGTATGCATTGGATGCTGAAAAAACCGCCATAGCGATCAATGCCGATCAGGTTCATTTACCGATTGATATCAGTATTCCGCTTGCGTTGATTTTGAACGAACTTTGCACCAATGCGATGAAATATGCGTTTCCCTGCGACCGCAAAGGAAAAATCAAAATCTACCTGAAGCTGCAAACGCCCGGACAACTGCTGGTAAGCGTGAGCGACAACGGGGTTGGCATTCCCCGCGATTTGGATATTGAAAACACGACATCGCTGGGTCTGCAACTGGTTCAACTGCTCAGCGAGCAGATTTCGGCGGAACTGACAATTCACCGCAAGAAACCGACCTGTTTCACACTCAAGGTCCCCTTGCAGCAGTAA